Part of the Toxotes jaculatrix isolate fToxJac2 chromosome 1, fToxJac2.pri, whole genome shotgun sequence genome, GAGAGGACACAAGTGTGGAGCCTGTGGTCATGACATATCTCACCTGGCCAACCCTCATGAGCACCAGTGCATGGTGAGCCAGGACCGATCCTTCCAGTGCACGCAGTGTATGAAGATATTCAGCCAGGCGACGGACCTGCTGGAGCAtcagtgtgtgcaggtggagcaAAAACCctttgtgtgtggtgtgtgtaagATGGGCTTCTCGCTGCTCACCTCCTTGGCGCAGCATCACAACTCGCATGGCAATGGAAACAACCCTATGAAGTGCTCCATCTGTGAGAAAACCTACCGGCCAGGGTCTGGAAACGCCACCCCAACCTCGTCAGCTGCCAACCCCCAGCAGCCCTCCACCGGTGAGACGTCCGGTGGTGGTGCGGCGATCAGTGCCTCGTCTCCTCCTACGTTTGAGGCCTCTGCACCAGACAGGCCATATAAGTGCTCAGTGTGCCATAAGGCCTTCCGGCATTTGTCAGAGCTGACCCGCCATGAGAGAGTACACACTGGTGAAAAGCCATACAAATGTGACACATGTGATAAAAGCTTCAGTCAGTCTTCACACCTGGCACACCACCAGCGTACACACAGCTCTGAGCGGCCGTACAAATGTGCTGTGTGCGAGAAGAGTTTTAAGCACCGCTCTCACCTCGTGCGGCACATGTACGCTCATTCGGGCGAGCACCTGTTCAAGTGCAATTTGTGTGAGATGCACTTTAAGGAGTCGTCTGAGCTCCTGCACCATCAATGCCAGCCAGAGGGGGAGAGGCCTTTCCGCTGCGGTTCATGTGGAAAGAGCTTCAAGCGTCCGTCGGACCTGCGGCAGCATGAACGCACCCACTCGGAGGAGCGACCTTTCCAGTGCGAGGAGTGCCAGATGAGCTTTAAACAACAGTATGCTCTTGTGCGCCACCGTCGCACTCACAAAAATCCAGCTGATCGCCCTTTCAAGTGTAATCTGTGCGACAAGGGATTCCTTCAGCCATCCCACCTGCTTTACCACCAGCAGGTCCATGGCATGGAAAGTCTTTTTAAATGTGCGTCCTGCCAGAAGTctttcagccaatcaggagaACTGTTGAGGCACAAATGTGGCGGTGAGGTGGAGAAGCCCTACAAGTGCGACGTTTGTGGCAAAGGTTACAAAAAGAATTCAACACTGCAGCGCCACCAGAACTCTCACTGCACAGAGAAGCCGCTGAAATGCTCCCTGTGCGACAAGCGCTTTGTGTCGTCCTCCGAGTTCGTTCAGCACCGCTGCGATCCGACCCGAGAGAAGCCGCTGAAATGTCCCGACTGTGAAAAGCGCTTCAGGTACTCGTCCGAGCTGCAGCGCCATCGCCGAGTTCACACCGGGGAGAAGCCTTTCAAGTGTGCCAGCTGTGACAAGAGCTTCAAGCAGCGCGAGCACTTGGCCAAGCACCAGAGTGTGCACTCGCGGGAGACAcagtttaagtgtgtgtggtgtggagaGCGTTTTGTTGACCTCACAGCTTTGCAGGAGCACACAGTTCAGCACACTGCTGAGGGTGAGAGTTTCCCCGAAGCTCCTTGCATCCCATGAACAGAACTGCT contains:
- the LOC121184179 gene encoding zinc finger protein 319, yielding MRSGRMTEAWQQQQHAVAPPSVVHTLPQATDNPLGCTVYGVVLQPDATLQQPQHGQQHVVQAQQPSLQVGGERGHKCGACGHDISHLANPHEHQCMVSQDRSFQCTQCMKIFSQATDLLEHQCVQVEQKPFVCGVCKMGFSLLTSLAQHHNSHGNGNNPMKCSICEKTYRPGSGNATPTSSAANPQQPSTGETSGGGAAISASSPPTFEASAPDRPYKCSVCHKAFRHLSELTRHERVHTGEKPYKCDTCDKSFSQSSHLAHHQRTHSSERPYKCAVCEKSFKHRSHLVRHMYAHSGEHLFKCNLCEMHFKESSELLHHQCQPEGERPFRCGSCGKSFKRPSDLRQHERTHSEERPFQCEECQMSFKQQYALVRHRRTHKNPADRPFKCNLCDKGFLQPSHLLYHQQVHGMESLFKCASCQKSFSQSGELLRHKCGGEVEKPYKCDVCGKGYKKNSTLQRHQNSHCTEKPLKCSLCDKRFVSSSEFVQHRCDPTREKPLKCPDCEKRFRYSSELQRHRRVHTGEKPFKCASCDKSFKQREHLAKHQSVHSRETQFKCVWCGERFVDLTALQEHTVQHTAEGESFPEAPCIP